Proteins encoded together in one Chaetodon auriga isolate fChaAug3 chromosome 20, fChaAug3.hap1, whole genome shotgun sequence window:
- the LOC143338649 gene encoding zinc finger protein 503-like gives MITSPTVSVLRNSTNPAWESGSSGEKGAEKISHLSAHNSVSPADPSRQASRLPIKVLKMLTARAGHLLHPEYLQPLPSTPVSPIELDAKKSPLALLAQTCSQIGKPDPPSSSKLSSVTSNGSSDKETKSGPLKMSDIGADDKSSFKPYSKSSEKKDSSSSLSGDKTSFRVPSATCQPFTPRTGSPSSCTSVSPLPAEGKAGDKEEKKESDSNKSTTESNGSHRISGITSDGSQHQENTSGSKTVTSDSTSVSSSSSVLGSGLVAPVSPYKPGHTVFPLPPAGISYPGSLAGAYAGYPQPFLPPGMTLDPTKSSSQLLSAQFAAANSLGCSKAGTSPLAGASPPSLMSASLCRDPYCLSYHCTSHLTGASSANCAHDSAAAAAAAASALKSGYPLMYPTHPLHGVHSSAPSFSGHPLYPYGFMLPNDPLPHVCNWVSANGPCDKRFSSSEELLSHLRTHTAFAGTEKLLSGYPGSSSLANAAAAAAMACHMHMPPNGSPGSPGTLALRSPHHPLGLSSRYHPYSKSPLPTPGAPVPVPAATGAYYSPYALYGQRLTTASALGYQ, from the exons ATGATCACATCGCCCACGGTCTCTGTCCTGAGAAATAGCACGAATCCAGCGTGGGAGAGCGGCTCCTCAGGGGAGAAGGGCGCAGAGAAGATCAGCCACTTATCCGCGCACAACTCCGTCTCTCCCGCAGACCCTTCTCGTCAAGCCAGTCGTCTTCCCATAAAGGTTTTGAAAATGCTTACGGCTCGGGCAGGACACCTTTTACACCCGGAGTACCTTCAGCCTTTACCGTCCACCCCTGTCAGTCCCATCGAG ctgGATGCCAAGAAAAGTCCTCTGGCTCTTCTGGCCCAAACGTGCTCTCAGATCGGCAAACCGGACCCGCCGTCCTCCTCCAAACTGTCCTCGGTGACCTCAAATGGATCTAGTGACAAGGAGACCAAATCCGGTCCGCTGAAAATGAGCGACATCGGAGCCGACGACAAATCCAGCTTCAAACCTTACTCCAAATCGTCGGAGAAGAAGGACTCgagcagcagcctcagtggAGATAAAACCAGTTTCCGAGTGCCTAGCGCCACCTGCCAGCCGTTCACCCCCAGGACAGGCAGCCCCAGCTCCTGCACCTCCGTCTCTCCTCTGCCCGCTGAAGGCAAAGCGGGGgacaaggaggaaaagaaggagtcTGATAGCAATAAAAGCACGACAGAGAGCAACGGCAGCCATAGGATAAGTGGAATTACCTCTGATGGCAGCCAACACCAGGAGAACACTTCTGGATCCAAAACTGTTACATCAGACTCAACATCTGTATCTTCCTCGTCCTCCGTGCTCGGCTCTGGACTGGTGGCCCCTGTTTCCCCATATAAACCTGGTCATACAGTTTTCCCCTTGCCACCTGCTGGCATTTCCTATCCTGGAAGTTTAGCGGGTGCCTATGCAGGTTACCCGCAGCCGTTCCTCCCTCCCGGAATGACCCTTGACCCCACCAAATCCAGCAGCCAGCTTTTGAGTGCGCAGTTTGCTGCTGCCAACTCACTGGGATGCAGTAAAGCAGGAACGAGTCCCTTAGCTGGAGCGTCCCCGCCGTCTCTAATGTCCGCTAGTCTGTGTCGAGACCCGTACTGCCTGAGCTATCACTGCACAAGCCATTTGACCGGTGCGTCCAGCGCAAACTGCGCACATGACTCtgcggcggctgctgctgcggcCGCCTCCGCGCTCAAGTCTGGATACCCGCTCATGTACCCGACGCACCCGTTGCACGGCGTGCACTCCTCGGCCCCGTCTTTCAGCGGACATCCCTTATATCCTTACGGGTTTATGCTGCCCAATGACCCCCTGCCGCACGTGTGTAACTGGGTGTCTGCTAACGGACCTTGCGATAAGCGCTTTTCGTCCTCAGAGGAGCTTCTCAGCCACTTGCGGACTCACACGGCCTTTGCCGGCACGGAGAAGTTGTTATCTGGGTACCCGGGCTCATCTTCTCTCGCCAacgctgccgccgccgctgctaTGGCCTGTCACATGCATATGCCTCCAAACGGCAGCCCAGGCAGCCCCGGCACACTGGCCCTCAGgagcccccatcaccctctcgGACTGAGCAGCCGCTACCACCCTTATTCAAAGAGCCCCCTGCCCACACCCGGTGCCCCGGTGCCGG